The Spirochaetales bacterium genome has a segment encoding these proteins:
- a CDS encoding BrnT family toxin codes for MGLRLEWDKKKAIGKKKKHGIDFEEATTVFGDSLSLTKNDPLNSHAEEERYVTIGLSYRQKLLVIVHCDREQKIRVISARRATKRERKAYKRNR; via the coding sequence ATGGGACTACGGTTAGAATGGGACAAGAAAAAGGCAATCGGTAAAAAAAAGAAACACGGGATAGATTTTGAAGAAGCGACGACTGTTTTTGGTGATAGTTTATCGTTGACAAAAAATGATCCACTCAATTCGCACGCTGAAGAAGAGAGATATGTGACGATCGGATTATCATATCGACAAAAGCTTCTGGTTATAGTACATTGTGACAGGGAACAGAAAATAAGGGTGATAAGCGCGCGGCGCGCGACTAAAAGAGAGAGAAAAGCATATAAGAGAAACAGATAA